Proteins co-encoded in one Bacillus paramycoides genomic window:
- the atpH gene encoding F0F1 ATP synthase subunit delta: MSNGIVAKRYAVALFKIAKEKHVLEMFEEELRLVQNVYVKNGELHSFLTQPNISKEQKKTFLANVFGSVSESILNTLYILIDNKRIDILPEIADEYVVLANEERNVADATVYSTRLLSEEEKLNIAEAFAKRTGKDAIRVKNVVDEDLLGGIKVRIGNRIYDGSLQGKLARIQRELMKNR; encoded by the coding sequence ATGAGCAATGGGATTGTAGCAAAACGTTATGCTGTCGCTCTTTTTAAAATTGCTAAAGAAAAACACGTATTAGAAATGTTTGAAGAGGAATTACGCCTTGTACAAAACGTTTATGTAAAGAACGGAGAACTACATAGCTTTTTAACGCAACCGAACATTTCGAAGGAACAAAAGAAAACGTTTCTTGCAAACGTATTCGGATCTGTTTCTGAATCTATTTTAAATACGTTATATATTTTAATTGATAACAAACGCATTGATATCTTACCTGAAATTGCAGATGAATATGTTGTTCTTGCTAATGAAGAACGTAACGTAGCGGACGCAACTGTATATTCTACTCGTCTTCTATCAGAAGAAGAGAAGCTTAACATTGCAGAAGCATTTGCAAAGAGAACAGGAAAAGATGCAATTCGCGTAAAAAATGTTGTAGATGAAGATTTACTAGGCGGCATTAAAGTACGTATTGGAAATCGCATTTATGATGGAAGTTTACAAGGAAAATTAGCACGTATTCAGCGTGAATTAATGAAGAATAGATAG